The Streptomyces laurentii genome contains a region encoding:
- a CDS encoding aerobic C4-dicarboxylate transport protein (Na+/H+-dicarboxylate symporters [Energy production and conversion]; COG1301;~Sodium:dicarboxylate symporter family; cl00573;~aerobic C4-dicarboxylate transport protein [Amycolatopsis orientalis HCCB10007];~identified by MetaGeneAnnotator; putative) gives MAARRDRTHYLYLAVIGAVLLGIAVGFLAPGVAVELKPIGTGFVNLIKMMISPIIFCTIVLGVGSVRKAAKVGAVGGLALGYFLVMSTVALAIGLVVGNILEPGSSLHLTKDLAEAGAAQAEGASESTSDFILGIIPKTIVSAFTEGEVLQTLLVALLAGFALQAMGKAGEPVLRGIGHIQRLVFRILAMIMWAAPVGAFGAMAAVVGATGVDALKSLAVIMIGFYITCALFVFVVLGALLRLIAGVNIFSLLKYLGREFLLILSTSSSESALPRLIAKMEHLGVSKPVVGITVPTGYSFNLDGTAIYLTMSSLFIAEAMGNPLKIGEQISLLVFMVIASKGAAGVTGAGLATLAGGLQSHRPELVDGVGLIVGIDRFMSEARALTNFAGNAVATVLVGTWTKEIDKARVTEVLAGHAPFDETTLVDDGHGAPAGADADADVPDQRGASGDGDTKVPAGV, from the coding sequence GTGGCAGCCCGACGGGACCGCACCCACTATCTGTATCTGGCCGTCATCGGCGCCGTCCTGCTCGGCATCGCCGTCGGCTTCCTGGCGCCCGGCGTCGCCGTCGAGCTGAAGCCGATCGGCACCGGCTTCGTCAACCTCATCAAGATGATGATCTCGCCGATCATCTTCTGCACGATCGTGCTCGGCGTCGGCTCGGTCCGCAAGGCCGCCAAGGTCGGCGCGGTCGGCGGTCTCGCCCTCGGCTACTTCCTCGTCATGTCCACCGTGGCCCTCGCCATCGGCCTGGTCGTCGGCAACATCCTGGAGCCGGGTTCGAGCCTCCACCTCACCAAGGACCTCGCCGAGGCCGGTGCCGCGCAGGCCGAGGGCGCCAGCGAGAGCACGTCCGACTTCATCCTCGGCATCATCCCGAAGACCATCGTCTCCGCCTTCACCGAGGGCGAGGTCCTCCAGACCCTGCTCGTCGCCCTCCTCGCGGGCTTCGCGCTGCAGGCGATGGGCAAGGCCGGCGAGCCGGTGCTGCGCGGCATCGGGCACATCCAGCGGCTGGTCTTCCGCATCCTCGCGATGATCATGTGGGCCGCCCCGGTCGGCGCGTTCGGAGCGATGGCCGCCGTGGTCGGCGCGACCGGCGTCGACGCCCTGAAGTCGCTCGCGGTCATCATGATCGGCTTCTACATCACCTGCGCGCTGTTCGTCTTCGTCGTCCTCGGCGCGCTGCTGCGGCTGATCGCCGGCGTGAACATCTTCTCCCTGCTGAAGTACCTGGGCCGGGAGTTCCTGCTCATCCTGTCCACCTCCTCGTCCGAGTCGGCGCTGCCGCGCCTCATCGCGAAGATGGAGCACCTGGGCGTCTCCAAGCCGGTCGTCGGCATCACCGTCCCGACCGGCTACTCCTTCAACCTCGACGGCACCGCCATCTACCTGACGATGTCCTCGCTGTTCATCGCCGAGGCCATGGGCAACCCGCTGAAGATCGGCGAGCAGATCTCGCTCCTCGTCTTCATGGTCATCGCCTCGAAGGGCGCGGCGGGCGTCACCGGCGCCGGCCTCGCGACCCTGGCCGGCGGCCTGCAGTCGCACCGCCCCGAGCTGGTCGACGGCGTCGGCCTGATCGTCGGCATCGACCGCTTCATGAGCGAGGCCCGCGCCCTCACCAACTTCGCGGGCAACGCCGTCGCCACCGTCCTCGTCGGCACCTGGACCAAGGAGATCGACAAGGCCCGGGTGACCGAGGTGCTGGCCGGCCACGCCCCGTTCGACGAGACGACCCTCGTCGACGACGGCCACGGCGCGCCCGCCGGCGCCGATGCCGACGCCGACGTGCCGGACCAGCGTGGCGCGTCGGGTGACGGCGACACGAAGGTGCCCGCCGGCGTCTGA